Genomic window (Gammaproteobacteria bacterium):
GAGCGGCACTGTTCAGCGACAGGTCCTTGAAGGTGCCGAGGTCGTGGTAGGCGCCTTCGAGGCCGAACCAGTCGTTGAACTGGTACTGGGCATAGACCTTCAGGCCGACGGAATTGTCGTCGATGAAGCCCTGGCCCAGCGACGGCGTGATGGAATCGTCACCCTGGAAGTCGGTGAAGCTGGCTGCGCCACCGATGCGCCAGCCCGGTACCTCGTGCGCGACAGCCGCAATACTCGCCATCGCAAGCAGTCCCGCCAATGCGGTGCGTTTCATGACCAGGGCCCCCTTGTAGTTTTCGGCGTCGCGGCCAGCGGTGGCCCGGCGAACCGTCCGGCAGTATACGGGAGCCGGTTGCTCCTTCAACGCCGCGCGGGGCCGCACAGTGGCCAGGGATGCTTCAGGGGACTCCAGGCCGGCGCAGGCCGGGCCAGGTGGACCTGGAGCGAGCCGGTACGACTCAGGCGGGCGCGGCCAGCAAGGCCGGCAGCCATTGCTCCTGCGCCGTGGGCAATATGCGTGCGGCGAGACCGCTGCGGCTGGCGGCGGCATCGCGCGTGGCGCCGAGCCAGGCGCTGTCGGCCGCGGCGCCGATGGCGATGGCGCCGCGCTGCGCGGCCAGTGCCGTCGTCACCGGGTAGTCGAGCGCGTCGGCGAACAGCGCCTGCCAGGCCGGCGAGGCACGCAGCAGGTCGAGCAGGTCCGCCTGCAGGCGCCGCTCGTCCAGGTCGGGTTCGATGCGTCGCGCGCTGGCGTTGCGCCGGTCGAACCAGGGGAAGAACAGCCGGCCGTCACGCAGCATGTGCCAGGCTTCGTGCAGATGGCCGCCATGCCATTGCGGCGCGAGGCCGGGCAGGCCGTGTTCGCGGAACGCCGCGCAGGTACTGTCGGAGAGGAACGGCAGGTCGAGCAGTGCCAGCGGATGCGGGCGCTCGCGTGTGCGCCGCCCGATCTCCAGCGCCACGCAGGCGCCGGTGCCGAGCCCCGCCAGGGTGCAGGCGGTGAGGCCGGCTTCGCCCAGCACCTCGATGCCGGTCACGGCCGCGCTGCCGATGCCGGGGCCGGAGGCGGGCCGGTCCGACTCGCCATGGCCGGGGAGGTCGGGGATGAGCAGCGGCCGCGTACCGGCAACGCCCCGGGCGATGGTACTCAGGGCGTCGGCGGACTGGCCGGCGCCATGCAGGAGCATGAGCGGCGCACCCTGGCCGTCGAGGCGCTCGCGCACCCGTACCTGGCCTGACGGCAGCTGCAGCATGCGATTCCACAGCCGTCCCGGCAGCGGCCGGGTGGCCACCGCCGCGGGCGCGGGATCGCCGCGACGCGCGAGCAGGTGGCCGAGGCAGCGTTCGACGGCCTGCTCCCGGCCGGCCGACGGCGCGACCTCGGTTCCGGCCGGCAATTCGCCGAGGCGCTCGAGATGGCCCTGCAGCGGGTCGCCGGCAGCGGCGGTCACCAGCAGCGGCACCCGCAGGCCGGGCAGCACCGTGTCGGGGCGTGATTCGAAGGCGGCGCGATAGGCGGTGGCGTAATGGTCGCCGGCTCGCAGGAAATCCATGAACGAATCGTGCAGCGCCGTGGCCGGTGGCACGTCGAAGCTCATGCGCGTCGCGGCGCGGTGGTCGTACCAGGGGAAGAAGAGGGTCTGCTCGCGCATGCGGCCCCACATCCAGGCGAGGTGGCTGCCATCCCATGCCGGAGTTACCGCTGGCAGGTAATTCGCCAGGATGTCACGCCGTTCCTCCCCGGTGAGTTGCACCAGCCCGTTGGCGGCCATCGCCGTGACGCGCCCGGGGTTCCTTGCGGCGAACCACAGGCCGATGCTCGCCCCGGTATGGAAGCCGTAGAGGCCGAAGCGGTGCAGGCCGATGGCATCGACGAACTCGGCGAGCGCTTCGGCGAACTCCGCGATGCCCAGTTCGGCCGGGCCCAGTGGATCGGATTGCCCGTAGCCCGGTGTGTCCGGCGCGATGAGGGTGAAATGCGCCGACCAGCGCTGCATCAGCCCGGTCAGCTCCCGCGAGGACTGGGGCGACTGGTGCAGCATCACCAGCGCCGGTCCCTGGCCGCAACGGCGGTAATGGACCTGGCGCGGACCCCAGCGTCCGTCGATGGTGACGAAATGGCGGCGGATGTCCTGGCTCATGCAAAAAAGTCTAGCGCCCTGCGGGTCGCCTGTCCCGCCGCAGGGCGTTTGCCCCTAGAATCACCGCCATGGCCGCCACCACTCCCGCCGCCGTCCTGCCGGAGTTCGATCCCGCCGCCGACGTGTTCGTCGCGCAGGCACGCCGGCCCGCCGGGCTCGAGACCGTCGACGTCGCCGGGCTCGGTCCTTACCTGCGCAGCCTGCTGGTGATCGACGGCACCGTGACCCGCTTCATCGAGGCCTACTGGCTCGAGCCCGTGGATGTGCGCCGCATCGCCCAGGAGGAGACGCGCCTGCCGCAGGCGGAACCCTGGCTCGAGCTGGAAGCGGGCGAGCCTGTCATCCGCCGGCGGGTGCTGCTGGTCGGCGCCCGCAGCGGGCGGCTGTTCGCCTGGGCCGATACGCTGATCGCCGCCGCGCGCCTCGCCCCGGGCGTGCGCCGCGGCCTGGAACGTGACGGCGGCGGGCTCGGGCGCATCCTCATCGACACCGCGGCCGAGACGCGCCGCGAGGGCCTGTGGTTCGGCCGCGACCCGGCGCTGGCGCGTCCGGCGGAAGTCGCCGCGCTGTGCCGGGGCCCGCTGCTGGCGCGCAGTTACCGCGTGGTCTGCGACGGACGCCCGCTGATGCAGATCACGGAGCGTTTCCCGATCTGAGCGACCGGTCCCGGGAGCGGGGTGGATGCTGAGAACCAGCGCATGGCGGCACGGCAGCGGACTGGACTAGCCTGCCCGCCAGATCATGGAGTCCGCATCACGACGTTATGTTAACCATCCAGGAGATCATCCTGATCTTTGTGGCCATCGGGGTCCTCGGCGGCTGGGCCGTGGGCCGCGTGGTCGTGCGGCTGGCTGGCAAGGGCCGCGGCAGCGTCCGGACCGAGGAGGCCAACCATCGCATCCGCGCCCTCGAGGCGGACCTGCGCGTTGCCCAGCGCAAGGCCGAGGAGGCCGAGCTCGCGCTGGAGCGCCACCGCGAGGAGTCCGACGTCCTGCGCCGCGAGATGGAAACGAGGAACGCGGACCTCACCGGCAGGGACCAGGAGATCGAGCGCCTGCGCAAGGGCCTGGCCGACGAGTGCGCCAAGACCCAGGCGCTGCGGGGTGAGCTGGTGAGCCGGGCGGAGGAGACCATCCGCGCCAGCGTCCGAGTCAAGGATGCGGAGACCGAACTCTCGGTCGCCCGGGCCGGTTCCGACGCCGTGCTCGAGCAGGTCCAGCGCCTGGCGGCCGAGCGCGAGGAACTGACCGGCCGCCTGCAGCAGCTGCAGACCGAACTCACCGGCCGCAGCCCCAAGGTCACGCGGCTGCCCCTGCGCGATCCCAAGGAGCGCTGAGCCCGCCGGTGTGATTTCATCCCCGCCGGGGCTAAGCTGGCCCCAGTTCGTATCGGGGAGTCCCGCATGAAACTCGGTTTCGTTGCCGGCTATGGCACCGCCCAGGCCCAGCTGCCCATGGAGCAGATCCTCGAGGCCGAGCGTCTCGGCTTCCATTCGGTGTGGACCTCGGAGGCCTACGGCATGGATGCCGTGTCCACGGCCAGCTGGATCCTCGCCCGCACCAGCCGCATCCATGTCGGTACCGCCATCATGCAGATGCCGGCGCGCACGCCGACCTGCGCGGCCATGACCGCCATGACGCTCAACATGCTCTCCGGCGGGCGCTTCATCCTCGGCCTGGGGCCGTCCGGTCCGCGCGTGGTCGAGGGCTGGTACGGCGTGGCCTACGGGCGCCCGCTGGCGCGCACCCGCGAATACATCGACATCGTGCGCCAGGTGGCGACCCGCAAGGGCCCGCTGCTGCACCAGGGTAAGGAATACCGCATTCCGTATGATGGCCCGGGTGCCAGCGGCCTGGGCACTCCCATGAAGGGCATCCTGCATGCCGACCCGACCCTGCGCATCTACACCGCGGCCGTCACGCCCAAGGGCATCGCCTGCGCCGCGGAAGTGGCCGACGGCGTGTTTCCCGTGTGGCTGAGCCCGGAGCACCCCGGGCTCATCGAGCCCTACGTGGCCGAGGGCCTGGCGCTGAGCGGGCGGGCACGCGCCGACTTCGAGGTGGCGCCGGCCGTGCCCGTGTCGCTGGACGATGACCTGGAACGCGCGCGCATCCCGGTGCGCGAACAGCTGGCGCTCTACATCGGCGGCATGGGCCCGAAAGGCCGCAATTTCTACTTCGACTACGTGACGCGCATGGGCTACGCGGAGGCGGCCACGCGCATCCAGGACCTGTACCTCGCCGGCAACCGCGCGGCGGCAGCGGCGGCGGTGCCCGATGCGCTGATCGACCAGGTGGCGCTCGTCGGCCCGGCCGGGCGCATCCGCGAGCGCCTGGGCGCGTGGAAGGAAGCCGGCCGCAGCGGCCGTGTCGGCGCCATGCTCGCCGGAGGCTGCAGCATCGAGGCCATGAGGTTGCTGGCCACGGAACTGCTGTAGCCGTCATGGACGTCGACGTCATCCTCGACAGCCGCGCCGCCGCCGGCGAGCTGGCCGCGCTCGGCGAACTGGCCGAGCGTTACGGCATCGGCGGCGTGTGGGTCTCGAGCCTGAACGATTCGCGCGACCCCTGGGCGAATCTCGTGCCCGTCGCGCAGTGCACCCGCCGCATCACGCTCGGGCCGATCGCCGTCAATCCCTACGACACGCATCCGCTGAAGATCGCCTCCAGCCTGCTGACGCTGAACGAACTGGCTGGCGGTCGCGCCCGGGTCATCGTTGGTGGCGGCGGCGAGGCGTTGCAGGCGCTCGGCCTCGCGCCGGAGCGCCGCGTGCGGGCGGTGCGCGAATGCGCGGCGATCATCCGCGCCGCCGCCAGCCGCGAACCGGTCGAGTTCCGCGGCGGGATGTTCGAGGTGAGCAACTGCCGCTTCGGCTGGGCCAGTGCGCCCGCGCCGCCGGTCTACATCGGCGCCGGCCAGGCGCAGATGCTGCGCATGGCGGCCGCGGCGGGCGACGGCATCATGATGAGCGACGTGCCCCCCGGGCCGGCCGCGCGATTGCTGGCGACGCTGGATGCCGCGCTTGCCGCCTGCGGCAAGTCCCGCGCCGGCGGTTTCTGGACCAGCGTCTTCACCGCCTGGCACGTCTACGCCGACGAGGGCGAGGCACGTCGCGAGGCGCGCCGCTGGCTGTTCCTGCGCGGCATCTTCCGCCCCTGGCTGCTGGCGGAATTCCTCGATGCGGACGACGTGCGCCTGGTGATGGACAGCCGTGCGGCATTCGCCCGGGCCTTCGCCGCCGGCAGCCACGAGGTCGAGGGCGTGCCCGGTCCGGTGCTCGACGCGCTGGTCGACAACGTCACCCTGTGCGGCACGCCGGCGACACTCGCCGGTCTCGTCGCCCGGCTGCGCCACCTGCAGGAGGCGGGCCTGCGCGGCGTGGCGCTGCGGCTGTATGCGCAGCCTGCCGAATCCATCCGCCTGATCGGCGAACAGGTGCTGCCGGCACTGCGCTGAACCCGCGCCTCAGGCGTCGGGCCGTACCGTTGCCCGCAGGCGCTTGGTGGCGGCAGCCTTTTTCTTGCCGTCGAGGCGCCGCTGGCGCGAGGCCTGCGTCGGCTTCGTCGCGCGGCGTGCCTTGCGCCTCACCAGCGCCGCGTCCACGAGTTCCGCGAGCCGCGCCAGCGCATCGTCGCGGTTCTGTTCCCGGGTGCGGTGACGCTGCGCCTTGATGACGATGACGCCGTCCTCGCTGACGCGCCGGTCGCGCAGCGCCAGCAGCCGCTGCTTCACCTCGTCCGGCAGGGACGAGGCGCCGATGTCGAAGCGCAGGTGGACCGCCGAGGCGACCTTGTTGACGTTCTGGCCGCCCGCTCCCTGGGCACGTACTGCCGTCAGCTCGATCTCGTCCAGCGGGATCCGCCGCCTCATGCGCCGTGGCACTTCTTGTATTTCTTGCCGCTGCCGCAGTGGCAGGGATCGTTGCGGCCGAGCTTGGGTGTCTTGCGACGGTAGGGCTCGGCGGGCGCGTGGTCGTGATGGTCGTGGTCGTGGTCACAGCCGGGACCATGGACATGGGGCTCGGCGGGGGCGGGTTGTGGCTTGCGGTTCACGCGGGTCACCATGCTGGGAGCGGGCTCGGGTTCAGGATGCGGCCTTGTAGTCGCGCGCAGGCCGGAAGGTCATGGCGGAGAGCTCGGGCGCACCGTAGGAACATGCCACGCGTTCGGCCGGCGGGTCGCGGTAGAGGGTGGTGCGCTGCCGCGGCTGGCGACCGATGCCGCGGATCAGGGCATCCATGCGCTCGGGCGGCAGCTCCTGGCCGTGGGCGGCGCCGGCGGCGCGCGAGATGGATTCGTTCATGAGTGTGCCGCCGAGGTCGTTGACCCCGGCCTGCAGCACCTGCGCGGCGCCGCTCTCGCCGAGCTTGGTCCACGAGGCCTGGATGTTGGGGATCAGCGGGTGCAGCACGAGGCGCGACACGGCGTGCATGAGGCGCGCCTCGCGCCAGGTCGGGCCCGGGCGGGCACGGCCGCGCCGGTACAGCGGCGCCTCCATGTGCACGAAGGGCAGCGGCACGAATTCGGTGAAGCCGCCGCTCTGCTGCTGCAGGTCGCGGATCGCCAGCAGGTGCCGTGCCCAGTGTCGCGGCGCCTCGAGGTGGCCGAACATGATGGTGGCGGTGGTGCGCAGGCCGATGCGGTGCGCGGTGGCCACCACGTTCAGCCACTGCAGGGTATTGACCTTGTCGGGGCAGATCTGCCGGCGGACCTCGTCGTCGAGGATCTCGGCGGCGGTGCCGGGCAGCGTGCCGAGCCCCGCCTCCTTCAGCTGGCGCAGGAAGCTGTCGATGCCGAGGCCGAGGGTGCGCGCCCCCTGCGTCACTTCCAGCGGCGAGAAGGCGTGCACGTGGATGCCGGGGGCCGCTTCCTTCACGGTGCGCAGCACGTCGAGGTAGGTCTGGCCGGTGAAGGCCGGGTGGATGCCGCCCTGCAGGCATACCTCGGTGGCACCGCGCGCCCAGGCCTCGGCCGCCCGCCGGCCGATCTCGGCGAGGTCGAGCACGTAGGGGGCACCGCGCAGGTCCTCGTCCGCCTTGCCCTTGGCGAAGGCGCAGAACTGGCACTTGTAGGCGCAGAGGTTGGTGTAGTTGATGTTGCGGTTGACGACGTAGGTCACCGTGTCGCCGCAGGCCGCGGCGCGCAGCGCATCGGCGGCCGCGCAGAGGCGGTCGGCATCCTCGCCCCGCGCCGCGAACAGGCGCTCGATGTCCTGCTGTTCGAGTCGTTTGCCATCCTGCGCGCGGGCCACGGCAGCGGCGAGGGCGCGGTCGGCGAAGCCGCCGGCAGCGGTGCGCGCCGCCGGTGGTCGTGACTGGCTGTTGCCCGCGGCCCAGTCGTCGTCGCGGGCGAGGCCTTCGGCATCGGCATGGCGCAGCAGCGCGGTGACGAGGCCCGCATCCAGCCAGCGGGCGCGATCACGCACGTAGGCGGGGTAGAGCGTGAGCCGCTCGACCAGCGTCTTGCCCGCGGCGGCGGTCTGGCCTGCCAGGGCCGCGAGCTGCGGCCAGGGGGACTCGGGATTGACGTGGTCGGGAGTCACCGGCGAGACGCCACCCCAGTCGTTGATGCCGGCGGCGATGAGCTCGCCGAGCCGGCCCTCGTTGAGGTTCGGCGGCGCCTGGATGTTCATGTCGGGACCAAACAGCAGGCGGGCCACGGCGATGGTCCACTGCAGTTCCGCGAAGGGCGGCGCCGGGGCATCGGCCAGCTTCGTGCCCGGCTTGGGCACGAAGTTCTGGATGATGATCTCCTGCAGGTGGCCGTGGCGCCGATGGCTGTCGCGCAGCGCCAGCAGACCCTCGATGCGCTCGTGCCGGGTTTCGCCGATGCCGATGAGCAGGCCGGAAGTGAGGGCGACGCCGGCGGCACCGGCATCGTCGATGGCCCTGAGCCGCACGGCCGGCAACTTGTCCGGCGAGCCGAAGTGCGGGCCGCCGCGCGCGGCGAGCCTCGGGCTGGCGGACTCCAGCATGATGCCCATCGACGGCGCCACCGCGCGCAGCGTGCGGTAGTCGTCCGCGGTCAGCACGCCGGGGTTCAGGTGCGGCAGCAGGCCGGTTTCCCCGAGGACACGCGCGGCCATGGCGCGCAGGTAGGCCAGCGTCGAGGAATAGCCGAGCGCCGTGAGCGCGTCGCGGGCTGCGCGATAGCGCAGCTCCGGCTTGTCGCCGAGCGTGAACAGCGCCTCGCGGCAGCCCTGCGCCTGGCCTGCCCTGGCGATCGCCAGCACCGCGTCGGGATCGAGATAGGCCGCCTGCAGGCGCCGTGGCGTCTTGGCGTAGGTGCAGTAGTGGCAGACGTCACGGCAGAGCTCGGTCAGCGGGATGAAGACCTTGCGCGAGTACGTGATCACCGCGCCGTGCCCGGCATCGCGGCATGCCGCCGCGGCCGCGAGGAGTTCGGGCAACGGCATGGCCGCCGCGCGGGCGGCGGCCTGCTCGCCGTCGAGTTGTTGCCAGTCTGTCATGGTCATCGCTGTCTTCGGCCGCCCGCCCGCAGGCGTGCGCAGATGCCGGCCTGTTCGAGGTACTGGCGCGCAGTGCCGCCGCCAGGCTGCGCGCACAGCCAGCGCACATCATCCTCGGTGTCGAGGTCGCGTGCAAAGCCGGGCACCGCCACCTGGCGGGCGGCCACTCCGCGCTCCAGCGCGGCCTGCAGGTGCCGGCTTGCGCTGTCCCGCCCGAAGCGGCAGGGGGCCGCGCCGGGTGGCGTCATCGCCAGGGCATTGGTGCCGCCGTCCGTGGCCGCCGGCACCACGGTGACGCCGGGTCCATGGCCGGCGAGCAGGGCCTCGATGTCGGCTGGCGCCAGCAGCGGCAGGTCGGCGGGCACGACGACCACGGTGCGCGCACCTTCTGCCGCCAGCAGGGCCATGGCGGCATCCACATTGCCCGAGAGGCCGAGCGCCGGGTCGTCCGGCAGCCAGCGGCAGGCGGCCGACTCGGCCAGTGCGCGGGCCGCGGTATCGCCGGTGACGACCGCCACGGCGTCGATGCCGCGTGCGGCGCGCGCGGCGTCGATGACACCCTGCGCCAGGCAACGGGCCAGGGTGGCGCGCTCGTCCGCGTCGAGCAGCGCTGCCAGGCGGCTCTTCGCGCCCTCCAGGGAGCGGATGGGCAGCAGCGCCCAGGTGGCCTTCATGTGCCGGTCACGGGCGGCGCAGCGTGCCGGCGAAATCCAGGGCGAAGCGCGCCAGCTCCACGCGGTCTTGCAGCGAGCGCATCACCGTCGACGTGGTGACGGCGCGGATGCCGAGGGCCTCGACCGCGGCCACCTCGGCTGCATCGGCCTGGTCGAGGACCAGGCCATCGACCAGGCCCTGGTAGTGGCGGGCGATGCCTGCCTGGTTCACCGCCATGCCCAGCTCCGCCATGATCTTCGCGGTCGGGCCCTTGATGGCCTGCCCGGCGACGATCGGCGAGATGGCCACGCGCGCGACAGGGCTGCGGCCGATTTCGGCGCGCAGTGCCGGGATGGCCAGGATCGGATCGATGCTGAGCCAGGGATTGGAAGGCGCGATGAGGATGGCGCGCAGCCCGGGATCCCCGAGCGCCGCCATCGCCGTGGCCGGGGGCACCGCCTCGGCGGCACCGGCGAAGCGCACGGCACTCACCACCGGCTGCGCGGCGCGGCGCACGAAGTAATCCTGGAAGGCGAGCACGCCCGCATCCGTCACCACCCGGGTCTGCACGCGGCTGTCGCTGGCCGGCACGATGCGGCTGCCGATGCCGAGGCGCTGGCAGGTCTCGCGCGTGATCGTCGAGAGCGCGTCGCCGGCCTCCAGGCGCCGGCTGCGCTCGACATGGGTGGCGAGGTCGCGGTCGCCGAGGCGGAACCAGGTCTCGCCGCCGAGTCGCGCCATCTCCGCCATGAAGTTCCAGGTCTCGTCGCCGCGGCCCCAGCCGGTTTCGGTGTTGACGAGGCCGGAGAGCGTGTAAACGAGGGTGTCGATGTCGGGCGAGATGGCGAGCCCGAGGTGGCGGAAGTCGTCGCCGATGTTGGCGATGACGGTGAGTGCGCCCGGCGGCAGCAGACGATGCAGGCCGAGCGCCAGCTTGGCGCCGCCGATGCCGCCGGAGAGGAGCACCACGCTGTCGGTCGCGGCCGGCTTCGGTGTCTTCATGGCTCAGCGGAACAGGTCTTCGGCGCGCGGCCGCAGCACCGCCCGCGCCGGCAGGTCTTCGCCACCGCCGCCTGCGCCGCGGATGAGCACCACGGGCGTGCCCTCGGCGGCCTCGCCCATCACCAGCACCGCTGCCGCCGCGAGGCTGTCCGCCGGCGCGATCTCGCTGACCTGCAACGGCCGCCCGGCGAGGTCGCGGCGGCCGCGCAGGTCGGTGAACGGCGCCACGCCCGCCGTGCCGATGGCAATGCCGACGGTGCCGCGGCGCCAGGCGCGGCCGACGCTGTCGGTGATGACGATGCCGAGGGCCGCGCCGCTGGATCGCTGCAGTGCCTGGCGCAATCGTGCCGCGGAGGCATCCGGGTCCTCGGGCAGCAGCAGCACGCTCTCCTCGTCGCCGCCGAGATTGGAGCGGTCGATTCCTGCGTTGGCCAGCACGATGCCGAGACGGTGCTCGGCGATGAGCAGGTCGGGCCGGGTGCGCAGGACCTCGCGTGATTCCTGCAGGATCAGCTCGACGAGGCGCGGGTCCTTGCGCGTCTCCACGGCCAGCGCCTGCGCGCCTGCCGAGGGTTGCACATCGGCGAGGCGCCGCAGGCGGCCCTCGGCCTTGGAGACGATCTTCTGCGTCACGGCCAGCACGTCGCCGTCGGCGAGCACCAGCCCGGCGTGGTCGAGCGCCGCGGCGATCAGCGACGCCAGGTCGTCGCCGGGACGGATGGCCGGCAGGCCGGGCAGCGGCGTGAGGGAGAGCGCGGGGACGATCATGCTGGCGACGGCCGGGCGCCCGCCGGGCGCCGGCAACCTCAACGGCCCGCGTGGCCGACGCCGGCGATGCGGATGCCGGCGTGCTCGCTCTTGTAGTGCTTGTTCATGAAGATCAGCACCGAGGTCAGCGCCTCCATGGCAGCGGCGTTGGCGAGCGGCCCGGCGTGCCAGGCGCGCAGGCCGGCGCGCTGCGCCAGGCCGATGACGGTCTCGCGGGCCTCGGCCCTGTCGCCGGCGACCAGCACGTCGCAGCCGGGATCGCCGTCGGCGGCGAGCACGTCGGCGGCCACGTTCTGGAATGCCGAGACCACGGTGGTCTCGGCGCCGACGATGGACTGCGCGATGAGCGCGGCGCAGCCCTCCGGCGGCAGTTGCACCCGCATGACCTTTGGCGGCACCAGCGGCACGGTGGCGTCGACGAGGATCTTGCCCTTCAGCGCGCCGCGGATGGCTTCGAGGACGGGCCGCTGGTGGGCGAAGGGCACCGCCAGCACGACGATTTCGGCCGCCGCCGCCGCCTCCGGGTTGCCATGGCCGCTGACGTTCGTCCCGGGCAGGGCGGCGGCCAGTGTGGCGGCGGCTTCAGCGGCCCGGGCGCCGTCGCGCGAGCCGATGTGCACGGCAAGGCCGGCGCGGGCCCAGCGCCGGGCGAGGCCGCCGCCGAGCGAGCCGGTACCGCCGATGACCGCGATGTTGCGAATGGTGCTGGTGTTCATGCCGGCACATTGTAGGCGGGCGGACGCCGTGGCGTCACGGCGTCGCGGGCCCTTCGTAGCGCTCGAACGCCGGCAGCACGCGCTCGGCGAGGATCCTCAGGCCGGCCATGGGCTCGTCGAACAAGCGGATCGACAGCTCCGTCAGGCCGGCGCGCTCGAATGCCCGGAAGCGCTCGATCTGCGCCTCGATGGCGTCGAGGCCGCCGGCCGAGGAACAGGCGGCGATCAGCCGCTCGACGATCGATTC
Coding sequences:
- a CDS encoding alpha/beta fold hydrolase, with product MSQDIRRHFVTIDGRWGPRQVHYRRCGQGPALVMLHQSPQSSRELTGLMQRWSAHFTLIAPDTPGYGQSDPLGPAELGIAEFAEALAEFVDAIGLHRFGLYGFHTGASIGLWFAARNPGRVTAMAANGLVQLTGEERRDILANYLPAVTPAWDGSHLAWMWGRMREQTLFFPWYDHRAATRMSFDVPPATALHDSFMDFLRAGDHYATAYRAAFESRPDTVLPGLRVPLLVTAAAGDPLQGHLERLGELPAGTEVAPSAGREQAVERCLGHLLARRGDPAPAAVATRPLPGRLWNRMLQLPSGQVRVRERLDGQGAPLMLLHGAGQSADALSTIARGVAGTRPLLIPDLPGHGESDRPASGPGIGSAAVTGIEVLGEAGLTACTLAGLGTGACVALEIGRRTRERPHPLALLDLPFLSDSTCAAFREHGLPGLAPQWHGGHLHEAWHMLRDGRLFFPWFDRRNASARRIEPDLDERRLQADLLDLLRASPAWQALFADALDYPVTTALAAQRGAIAIGAAADSAWLGATRDAAASRSGLAARILPTAQEQWLPALLAAPA
- a CDS encoding DUF98 domain-containing protein; this translates as MAATTPAAVLPEFDPAADVFVAQARRPAGLETVDVAGLGPYLRSLLVIDGTVTRFIEAYWLEPVDVRRIAQEETRLPQAEPWLELEAGEPVIRRRVLLVGARSGRLFAWADTLIAAARLAPGVRRGLERDGGGLGRILIDTAAETRREGLWFGRDPALARPAEVAALCRGPLLARSYRVVCDGRPLMQITERFPI
- a CDS encoding LLM class F420-dependent oxidoreductase, with amino-acid sequence MKLGFVAGYGTAQAQLPMEQILEAERLGFHSVWTSEAYGMDAVSTASWILARTSRIHVGTAIMQMPARTPTCAAMTAMTLNMLSGGRFILGLGPSGPRVVEGWYGVAYGRPLARTREYIDIVRQVATRKGPLLHQGKEYRIPYDGPGASGLGTPMKGILHADPTLRIYTAAVTPKGIACAAEVADGVFPVWLSPEHPGLIEPYVAEGLALSGRARADFEVAPAVPVSLDDDLERARIPVREQLALYIGGMGPKGRNFYFDYVTRMGYAEAATRIQDLYLAGNRAAAAAAVPDALIDQVALVGPAGRIRERLGAWKEAGRSGRVGAMLAGGCSIEAMRLLATELL
- a CDS encoding LLM class flavin-dependent oxidoreductase; its protein translation is MDVDVILDSRAAAGELAALGELAERYGIGGVWVSSLNDSRDPWANLVPVAQCTRRITLGPIAVNPYDTHPLKIASSLLTLNELAGGRARVIVGGGGEALQALGLAPERRVRAVRECAAIIRAAASREPVEFRGGMFEVSNCRFGWASAPAPPVYIGAGQAQMLRMAAAAGDGIMMSDVPPGPAARLLATLDAALAACGKSRAGGFWTSVFTAWHVYADEGEARREARRWLFLRGIFRPWLLAEFLDADDVRLVMDSRAAFARAFAAGSHEVEGVPGPVLDALVDNVTLCGTPATLAGLVARLRHLQEAGLRGVALRLYAQPAESIRLIGEQVLPALR
- the arfB gene encoding aminoacyl-tRNA hydrolase, which translates into the protein MRRRIPLDEIELTAVRAQGAGGQNVNKVASAVHLRFDIGASSLPDEVKQRLLALRDRRVSEDGVIVIKAQRHRTREQNRDDALARLAELVDAALVRRKARRATKPTQASRQRRLDGKKKAAATKRLRATVRPDA
- a CDS encoding SEC-C domain-containing protein, whose product is MVTRVNRKPQPAPAEPHVHGPGCDHDHDHHDHAPAEPYRRKTPKLGRNDPCHCGSGKKYKKCHGA
- the cofH gene encoding 5-amino-6-(D-ribitylamino)uracil--L-tyrosine 4-hydroxyphenyl transferase CofH, with product MTMTDWQQLDGEQAAARAAAMPLPELLAAAAACRDAGHGAVITYSRKVFIPLTELCRDVCHYCTYAKTPRRLQAAYLDPDAVLAIARAGQAQGCREALFTLGDKPELRYRAARDALTALGYSSTLAYLRAMAARVLGETGLLPHLNPGVLTADDYRTLRAVAPSMGIMLESASPRLAARGGPHFGSPDKLPAVRLRAIDDAGAAGVALTSGLLIGIGETRHERIEGLLALRDSHRRHGHLQEIIIQNFVPKPGTKLADAPAPPFAELQWTIAVARLLFGPDMNIQAPPNLNEGRLGELIAAGINDWGGVSPVTPDHVNPESPWPQLAALAGQTAAAGKTLVERLTLYPAYVRDRARWLDAGLVTALLRHADAEGLARDDDWAAGNSQSRPPAARTAAGGFADRALAAAVARAQDGKRLEQQDIERLFAARGEDADRLCAAADALRAAACGDTVTYVVNRNINYTNLCAYKCQFCAFAKGKADEDLRGAPYVLDLAEIGRRAAEAWARGATEVCLQGGIHPAFTGQTYLDVLRTVKEAAPGIHVHAFSPLEVTQGARTLGLGIDSFLRQLKEAGLGTLPGTAAEILDDEVRRQICPDKVNTLQWLNVVATAHRIGLRTTATIMFGHLEAPRHWARHLLAIRDLQQQSGGFTEFVPLPFVHMEAPLYRRGRARPGPTWREARLMHAVSRLVLHPLIPNIQASWTKLGESGAAQVLQAGVNDLGGTLMNESISRAAGAAHGQELPPERMDALIRGIGRQPRQRTTLYRDPPAERVACSYGAPELSAMTFRPARDYKAAS
- the cofC gene encoding 2-phospho-L-lactate guanylyltransferase; the protein is MKATWALLPIRSLEGAKSRLAALLDADERATLARCLAQGVIDAARAARGIDAVAVVTGDTAARALAESAACRWLPDDPALGLSGNVDAAMALLAAEGARTVVVVPADLPLLAPADIEALLAGHGPGVTVVPAATDGGTNALAMTPPGAAPCRFGRDSASRHLQAALERGVAARQVAVPGFARDLDTEDDVRWLCAQPGGGTARQYLEQAGICARLRAGGRRQR
- a CDS encoding 2-phospho-L-lactate transferase, coding for MKTPKPAATDSVVLLSGGIGGAKLALGLHRLLPPGALTVIANIGDDFRHLGLAISPDIDTLVYTLSGLVNTETGWGRGDETWNFMAEMARLGGETWFRLGDRDLATHVERSRRLEAGDALSTITRETCQRLGIGSRIVPASDSRVQTRVVTDAGVLAFQDYFVRRAAQPVVSAVRFAGAAEAVPPATAMAALGDPGLRAILIAPSNPWLSIDPILAIPALRAEIGRSPVARVAISPIVAGQAIKGPTAKIMAELGMAVNQAGIARHYQGLVDGLVLDQADAAEVAAVEALGIRAVTTSTVMRSLQDRVELARFALDFAGTLRRP
- the cofE gene encoding coenzyme F420-0:L-glutamate ligase, which gives rise to MIVPALSLTPLPGLPAIRPGDDLASLIAAALDHAGLVLADGDVLAVTQKIVSKAEGRLRRLADVQPSAGAQALAVETRKDPRLVELILQESREVLRTRPDLLIAEHRLGIVLANAGIDRSNLGGDEESVLLLPEDPDASAARLRQALQRSSGAALGIVITDSVGRAWRRGTVGIAIGTAGVAPFTDLRGRRDLAGRPLQVSEIAPADSLAAAAVLVMGEAAEGTPVVLIRGAGGGGEDLPARAVLRPRAEDLFR